From a region of the Sinorhizobium chiapasense genome:
- a CDS encoding adenosylmethionine--8-amino-7-oxononanoate transaminase: protein MIRSPIWHPFTQHALEPMMKRIAKTEGAYLIDKDGTPILDAISSWWVVTHGHRHPAIMEAIRTACETYDQIIFAEYSHEPAEKLATGLIEVAPAGLAHVFFSDSGSTAVEVALKMALGFFHNIGKPRSRIVVMEHSYHGDTIGTMSTGERGVFNAAYEPLLFHVDRLPFPQADSDQATLDAFEAICRSGEVAALLIEPLVLGAGGMKMYRASLLAELKHLARRYGCLTIADEVMTGWGRTGSLFACEQAGIAPDILCTSKGLTGGALPLAATLCTAAIFEAHLSADRRKTFFHSSSYTANPIACAAAVANLNIWREEPVRGRIGALERLHEKGLARFASDPRFANLRQMGTIAALDVVVPEGGYLSEIGPRLRAFFRERKLLIRPLGNVIYLMPPYCATAADLDRAYDAIDEAAGLFAEGRL from the coding sequence ATGATCCGCTCACCCATCTGGCATCCCTTTACCCAGCATGCGCTCGAGCCGATGATGAAGCGGATCGCCAAGACCGAGGGCGCCTATCTCATCGACAAGGACGGCACGCCCATTCTCGACGCGATCTCGTCCTGGTGGGTGGTAACCCACGGCCACCGCCATCCGGCGATCATGGAGGCGATCCGAACGGCCTGTGAAACCTACGACCAGATCATCTTTGCGGAATATTCCCACGAACCGGCGGAGAAACTGGCGACGGGCCTGATCGAAGTGGCGCCTGCCGGACTCGCCCACGTCTTCTTTTCCGACAGCGGCTCCACCGCCGTTGAGGTCGCGCTGAAGATGGCGCTTGGTTTTTTCCATAACATTGGCAAGCCGCGGAGCCGCATCGTGGTCATGGAGCACAGCTACCATGGCGATACGATCGGCACCATGTCTACGGGAGAGCGCGGCGTCTTCAACGCGGCCTATGAGCCGCTGCTCTTCCATGTCGATCGGCTGCCGTTTCCTCAGGCAGACTCTGATCAGGCGACACTCGATGCTTTCGAAGCGATATGCCGTTCCGGCGAGGTCGCCGCCCTCCTCATCGAACCGCTCGTTCTCGGCGCTGGTGGCATGAAGATGTATCGGGCGTCGCTGCTTGCGGAACTGAAGCACCTCGCCCGCCGATACGGCTGCCTGACGATTGCCGACGAGGTGATGACCGGCTGGGGGCGAACCGGCAGCCTCTTTGCCTGCGAACAGGCAGGCATCGCGCCAGATATCCTGTGTACCTCAAAAGGCTTGACAGGCGGGGCGCTGCCGCTGGCGGCAACGCTTTGCACCGCCGCGATCTTCGAGGCGCATCTCTCGGCGGACCGACGCAAGACCTTCTTCCATTCCAGTTCCTACACCGCCAACCCGATCGCCTGCGCGGCGGCCGTTGCCAATCTCAATATTTGGCGGGAGGAGCCGGTGCGGGGCCGTATCGGCGCGCTCGAGAGGCTTCATGAGAAGGGGCTTGCTCGCTTCGCATCCGACCCCCGGTTTGCCAATCTTCGGCAAATGGGCACGATCGCCGCTCTCGACGTCGTCGTGCCGGAGGGCGGCTATCTGTCCGAGATCGGACCCCGCCTTCGAGCGTTTTTCCGCGAGCGCAAGCTCCTGATCCGCCCGCTCGGCAACGTCATCTATCTGATGCCGCCGTACTGCGCCACCGCTGCCGATCTCGACCGGGCCTATGACGCGATCGACGAGGCGGCGGGCCTTTTTGCGGAAGGGCGGCTATGA
- the bioD gene encoding dethiobiotin synthase: MTRRLVVTGTDTGIGKTVFSAALTDALGACYWKPVQSGLEGETDSETVQRLGRIPPARIVPEAYRLRTPASPHLAASIDGLRIEAEGLVPPVPEGPLIIEGAGGLLVPLTAETVFADVFARWQIPVVLCARTDLGTINHTLLSLEALRARSIPVFGVAFIGERQADTESIIAKMGRVRSLGRLPKLDPLTPELLRQAFRENFDIGLFLKEPA; the protein is encoded by the coding sequence GTGACGCGTCGCCTCGTGGTCACCGGAACCGATACGGGTATCGGCAAGACAGTCTTTTCCGCCGCCCTGACGGATGCACTCGGCGCCTGTTACTGGAAGCCGGTCCAGTCCGGTCTTGAAGGTGAAACGGACAGCGAGACGGTTCAGCGGCTTGGCCGCATACCGCCCGCGCGCATCGTGCCGGAAGCCTATCGGCTGCGCACGCCGGCTTCGCCGCATCTGGCAGCCAGCATCGACGGCCTCCGGATTGAGGCCGAAGGGCTTGTCCCGCCTGTGCCGGAGGGGCCGCTGATCATTGAGGGCGCAGGCGGGTTGCTGGTGCCGCTTACCGCAGAGACCGTCTTCGCGGACGTTTTTGCCCGCTGGCAGATACCCGTTGTGCTGTGCGCCCGCACGGACCTCGGAACCATCAACCACACACTCCTGTCCCTGGAGGCGCTGCGCGCGCGCTCGATTCCAGTTTTCGGCGTCGCTTTTATCGGCGAAAGGCAAGCGGATACGGAAAGCATCATCGCCAAGATGGGCCGCGTCCGTTCGCTCGGACGGCTGCCGAAACTGGACCCGCTGACCCCGGAGCTGCTGCGCCAGGCCTTTCGGGAGAACTTTGATATCGGCCTTTTCCTGAAGGAGCCGGCATGA